One Synechococcus sp. UW179A genomic window carries:
- a CDS encoding TIGR03279 family radical SAM protein, which yields MWNEPSAGVAVTALDPASPSRQPEPAVVASVESGSIGEELGFEPGDQLLSINGVRPRDLIDYRYLIVEEELTLEVRDSAGALHSVELEKDADDGLGLAFTEALFDGLRQCTNRCSFCFIDQQPPGHRDSLYLKDDDYRLSFLYGSYLTLTNLADADWERIEQQRLTPLFVSVHATDPDLRSTLLENPRAGKLLKQLEWFAQRKLQIHAQVVVCPGLNDGEALLKTLRDLARFTGVEWPAVLSAAVVPVGLTRFRPPGDGLRAVTPEDARRVIDAVEPLQSEFQGRFGSRFVWLSDEWYLIAGRQLPPRVSYEDLPQQENGVGTIRAFLESLDKATESLPERVAEPRRTSWVVGRLVDKALETVTERLNRIDGVTLQMHGLPSPYWGQDQVVTGLLTGQDLLDGLKDQDLGDQLLLPSVMLRQGQPVFLDDMTLDQVQAQLPVPIRIVHGAADIVAAVLGDPEKTT from the coding sequence GTGTGGAATGAGCCTTCCGCAGGGGTTGCTGTCACGGCTCTGGATCCTGCAAGCCCCTCACGACAACCTGAACCTGCGGTCGTTGCCTCAGTTGAGTCAGGGTCGATTGGAGAGGAACTGGGATTTGAGCCAGGGGATCAGCTACTGAGCATCAATGGTGTGCGCCCCCGCGATCTCATTGATTACCGCTATCTCATTGTTGAGGAGGAGCTGACGCTCGAGGTTCGTGACAGCGCAGGTGCGCTGCATAGCGTCGAGTTGGAGAAGGATGCGGACGATGGTTTGGGGCTGGCTTTCACCGAAGCTCTCTTCGACGGCCTTCGTCAATGCACCAATCGTTGCTCCTTCTGCTTCATCGATCAGCAGCCGCCGGGCCATCGGGACAGTCTTTATCTCAAGGATGACGATTATCGACTCAGCTTTCTTTACGGCTCCTATCTCACTCTCACCAACCTGGCTGATGCCGATTGGGAGCGGATTGAGCAGCAACGGCTGACACCGCTTTTCGTGTCTGTGCATGCAACAGATCCCGATCTGCGATCCACACTTCTGGAGAATCCAAGAGCAGGAAAGCTGCTGAAGCAGCTGGAGTGGTTTGCGCAGCGCAAGTTGCAGATTCACGCTCAGGTGGTGGTGTGCCCCGGTCTTAATGATGGTGAGGCACTCCTTAAGACCCTTCGCGATCTCGCGCGTTTTACTGGTGTTGAGTGGCCTGCCGTGCTTTCAGCGGCAGTGGTACCTGTTGGGCTGACTCGTTTCCGCCCCCCTGGTGATGGGTTACGGGCTGTCACCCCTGAAGATGCCAGGCGGGTGATTGACGCAGTGGAACCGCTCCAGTCTGAGTTCCAAGGGCGATTCGGCAGTCGATTTGTTTGGTTGTCGGATGAGTGGTATCTGATTGCAGGCCGTCAACTTCCTCCGCGCGTCAGCTATGAGGATCTTCCGCAGCAGGAAAATGGTGTAGGAACGATCCGGGCGTTTCTCGAGTCGTTGGATAAGGCCACGGAATCACTGCCAGAGCGTGTGGCTGAGCCACGACGCACCAGTTGGGTGGTAGGTCGTCTTGTGGACAAAGCTCTGGAGACAGTCACAGAGCGTCTCAACAGAATTGATGGCGTCACCCTGCAGATGCATGGTCTTCCCAGTCCCTACTGGGGACAGGATCAGGTGGTCACTGGTCTTCTGACTGGTCAGGATCTGTTGGATGGCCTTAAGGATCAGGACCTGGGGGATCAGTTGCTGCTGCCATCGGTGATGTTGCGGCAGGGGCAGCCTGTCTTCCTTGATGACATGACTCTGGATCAGGTTCAGGCGCAACTTCCTGTCCCGATTCGGATCGTGCATGGAGCAGCTGACATCGTGGCTGCAGTGCTCGGAGATCCAGAAAAAACCACCTAA
- a CDS encoding undecaprenyl-diphosphate phosphatase translates to MSEPGLLEAIWRNVVLGVVQGLTEFLPISSTAHLKVVPALAGWQDPGVSATAVIQLGSIVAVIGYFREDLAGVWKGISDALRRGQWREPEARLGIAMAIGTVPILVVGLGIKVFWPGYETSPLRSEPVIAVVSIVMALLLALAEKLGPRLKRLDQVQGRDGLVVGLAQVLALIPGVSRSGSTLTASLFDSWKRPDAARFSFLLGIPAITLAGLVQLKDAFSEPSAGGALPLLIGIFSAAVVSWLAIDWLLKYLQRHSTWIFVIYRLLFGVLLLVWWSAAVPN, encoded by the coding sequence GTGTCAGAACCCGGACTACTCGAGGCCATTTGGAGAAATGTTGTTCTGGGTGTCGTTCAGGGCCTGACTGAGTTTTTGCCAATCAGCAGTACGGCACATCTGAAGGTGGTGCCTGCCCTGGCCGGTTGGCAGGATCCCGGCGTGTCGGCCACTGCCGTCATCCAGCTGGGCAGCATCGTGGCGGTCATCGGTTACTTCCGAGAGGATCTCGCTGGGGTTTGGAAGGGAATTAGTGATGCCCTACGCAGAGGGCAGTGGCGGGAGCCCGAAGCTCGCCTGGGGATTGCGATGGCCATTGGCACCGTGCCGATCCTGGTGGTGGGGCTTGGCATCAAAGTGTTCTGGCCCGGTTATGAGACGTCTCCACTGCGCAGCGAACCGGTTATCGCCGTTGTGTCGATTGTGATGGCTTTGCTGCTGGCTCTGGCAGAGAAGCTTGGCCCGCGCCTCAAGCGACTCGACCAGGTGCAAGGGCGTGATGGCCTGGTGGTGGGACTCGCTCAGGTGCTTGCCCTGATCCCTGGGGTTTCCCGATCGGGAAGCACCCTCACCGCCTCGCTGTTTGACAGCTGGAAGCGTCCGGATGCGGCCCGATTTTCGTTTCTGCTGGGAATTCCAGCCATCACCCTGGCTGGTTTAGTGCAGTTAAAGGATGCTTTCAGTGAGCCCAGCGCTGGCGGTGCGCTCCCCCTTTTAATCGGTATTTTTTCTGCAGCTGTGGTCTCCTGGTTGGCCATCGACTGGCTGTTGAAGTATCTGCAACGTCACAGCACCTGGATTTTCGTGATCTACAGACTCCTTTTCGGAGTGTTGCTGCTGGTGTGGTGGTCGGCCGCCGTCCCAAACTGA
- a CDS encoding DUF3120 domain-containing protein: MFSGLIRNQALAEPVQPIALGIAGLPFWASMLVVLPVFVQAPWVRQQPFSSCLFGLVLLSAGVITNAIAPNKWKELGALLVGFSGSWLAGSLFWGWLASHPLLHLPIEAFALPLAITGLQTRWRLGCAFYLASLLGTAFTDLAMALTGVMALWPAVIGASASEATLLLQDAAAFVLRPSSLLTVVTAGAIILQLVQHCRHRSSLSAATDKSWSVAAAVLFTTLVIDGLFLSLSLLAPELSGLV; the protein is encoded by the coding sequence TTGTTCAGTGGGCTGATACGCAACCAAGCCCTTGCTGAGCCGGTCCAGCCGATTGCTCTTGGGATAGCCGGACTGCCTTTTTGGGCATCCATGCTGGTGGTGTTGCCTGTCTTTGTGCAGGCTCCTTGGGTACGACAACAACCCTTCAGCTCCTGCCTGTTCGGCCTAGTCCTCCTTTCAGCGGGCGTGATTACCAATGCGATTGCACCCAACAAATGGAAGGAGCTAGGTGCACTTTTGGTTGGCTTCAGTGGAAGCTGGCTGGCTGGCAGCCTGTTCTGGGGGTGGTTAGCGAGTCATCCACTGCTGCACCTTCCTATTGAAGCTTTTGCATTGCCTCTGGCGATCACCGGTCTGCAAACGCGATGGCGACTTGGCTGCGCCTTTTATCTGGCCTCGCTTCTGGGCACAGCTTTCACCGATCTGGCCATGGCACTCACAGGTGTCATGGCCCTTTGGCCTGCGGTGATTGGAGCTTCCGCGTCAGAAGCGACTTTGCTGCTTCAGGACGCTGCTGCATTCGTGTTGAGGCCAAGTTCTCTGCTGACGGTGGTTACAGCAGGAGCAATCATCCTCCAGCTCGTTCAGCACTGCAGACATCGCAGCAGCCTGTCAGCCGCGACTGACAAGTCCTGGTCTGTAGCGGCTGCAGTGCTGTTCACAACTCTCGTGATTGACGGATTGTTTCTGTCGCTGTCTCTGCTTGCACCAGAACTCAGCGGCTTGGTCTGA